A single window of Luteipulveratus halotolerans DNA harbors:
- a CDS encoding RHS repeat-associated core domain-containing protein: MSASVDVGSGNLMVSTIDRTAPSIQGLQAFGLTYQSMSQGTSSQLKSGAAGQGWFMTMGQDNRLVSNDDGSLLYLGTDAQQGKFTPISGSSGYSAPAGFKKSLVKNSDGTYSMTDLRSRVVSKFGTDGRLVSQTNRSGQATTFAYSGGNVSSVTLPTGQKLAVSFANGKISSITRPANGSLAAGTVTYSYDSSGRLSAISRPAVGGSPASTVGFGYDGSGNLVLVSTDGHLLAMAYDGSHRVTAVTHGTTSDTAKTRFSYVSSTQTQVAAPTTDQNQDFPSVPHTTYTINSSQRVTSVTDPLGRKRDTSYTPFFDVASQTNGMGGTATGAYGANGGASLTKATSAFGASQSYTYGTGNNAYDPASGTDAQGNSSLFTYDGSGRPASTTSSGAKAEVSYYDDGLPKTSTDPAGRQTTYTEDPSAKYITKITPPSGSPMGATTISGNPATSVTNGAGQTTTYTYNDRYRVDKVATATQSVSYTYDASGRVTSRTDKNQKVTYGYDARGNVSEIAATPVAGGSAPAASTVSYTYDKSGNIASRTVAGSTTKYVYDDANQLLAMTLADGSITSFKYNNAGQRTDTYWRTNSDNSQFAAHSRSVFGAGGNLAQQWTSVKSDDSNRLYDYSYCNAKYADAPTCPWNTSSSLNTGKIQYIKNGKTGAITQLGYDNRNRLVSASNWEGHSYAYTYDSVGNRTSVKRDGTTVQSLTYNAANQISSSGYDYDKAGRRTAAAGQGSTTWNDLGQTSARTNGTSSGTYSYAGEGQDELIQQKDADTTKTYVWGRTNQAGVPTMEHSTYNGVATVIDNDSAGMPLNYKDGGQNLFVMFDGLGRMVGTVGEDGAQTSKYTYDPFLELTDITYPAGTAASKEAAGKATELNASGAGQVPWSTTGVQDEVVKGYWKRGTRWHDTATGTWTSVDPITKLNDPNRANPYTYTSDDPINRFDPAGRDDGIEGWFETVGKFAGGGGGVGAAVGCAVTIAAGCVEGAVPGGAIGTAGGGAFGIGYATAEAIWGDD, from the coding sequence GTGAGCGCCTCGGTCGACGTGGGCTCCGGCAACTTGATGGTCTCGACGATCGACCGCACGGCGCCAAGCATCCAGGGTCTCCAGGCCTTCGGGCTGACCTACCAGTCCATGAGCCAGGGCACGTCATCGCAGCTCAAGTCCGGCGCCGCCGGGCAAGGCTGGTTCATGACCATGGGGCAGGACAACCGCCTGGTCAGCAACGACGACGGTTCCTTGCTCTATCTCGGAACCGATGCTCAGCAGGGCAAGTTCACGCCGATCAGCGGTAGCAGCGGCTATTCCGCACCGGCTGGCTTCAAGAAGTCGCTCGTGAAGAACTCCGACGGCACCTACTCCATGACCGACCTGCGTAGCCGGGTGGTGTCGAAGTTCGGCACCGACGGTCGGCTTGTCTCGCAGACCAACCGCAGCGGCCAGGCGACCACTTTCGCCTACTCCGGCGGCAACGTGTCGTCCGTGACCCTTCCGACCGGGCAGAAGCTGGCGGTGAGCTTCGCCAACGGGAAGATCAGCTCCATCACCCGACCGGCCAACGGTTCACTCGCCGCAGGCACGGTCACCTACTCGTATGACAGCTCCGGCCGTCTGAGCGCAATCAGCCGGCCGGCCGTGGGCGGTAGCCCGGCCAGCACGGTGGGGTTCGGCTACGACGGATCGGGCAATCTCGTGCTGGTCTCGACCGATGGGCACCTCCTGGCCATGGCGTACGACGGCAGCCATCGCGTGACCGCCGTGACTCATGGCACCACCAGCGACACGGCAAAGACCCGCTTCTCGTACGTTTCGAGTACGCAGACGCAGGTCGCCGCACCGACCACCGACCAGAACCAGGACTTCCCGTCGGTTCCGCACACGACATACACGATCAACAGCAGCCAGCGGGTCACCTCGGTCACGGATCCCCTTGGTCGCAAACGGGATACGAGCTACACGCCATTCTTCGACGTCGCGTCACAGACGAACGGGATGGGTGGCACCGCAACCGGCGCATACGGAGCCAACGGTGGTGCGTCCCTGACCAAGGCGACCAGTGCCTTCGGCGCCAGCCAGTCGTACACCTATGGGACAGGCAACAACGCATACGACCCCGCCTCGGGGACCGACGCGCAGGGCAACTCGTCCCTGTTCACGTACGACGGTTCGGGCCGACCGGCGTCAACGACATCCTCGGGTGCTAAGGCGGAGGTGAGCTACTACGACGACGGGCTACCGAAGACGTCTACCGACCCGGCCGGCCGACAAACGACCTACACCGAGGACCCGAGTGCGAAGTACATCACCAAGATCACACCGCCGAGTGGGTCCCCGATGGGCGCAACGACGATCAGCGGCAATCCGGCCACATCGGTCACGAACGGTGCTGGGCAGACGACGACGTACACGTACAACGACCGATACCGCGTGGACAAAGTCGCGACCGCTACCCAGTCGGTCAGCTACACCTATGACGCCTCCGGCCGGGTGACCTCGCGGACCGACAAGAACCAGAAGGTGACATACGGGTACGACGCCCGCGGCAACGTGAGTGAGATCGCCGCAACACCAGTGGCAGGTGGCAGCGCGCCGGCCGCGAGCACGGTGAGCTACACCTACGACAAGAGCGGCAACATTGCATCGCGTACGGTCGCTGGCTCGACAACGAAGTATGTCTACGACGACGCGAACCAACTTCTCGCCATGACGCTGGCAGACGGCTCGATCACCAGCTTCAAGTACAACAATGCCGGACAGCGCACCGACACCTACTGGCGCACCAACAGCGACAACTCGCAGTTCGCGGCGCACAGCAGGAGTGTTTTCGGCGCCGGTGGCAATCTCGCGCAGCAATGGACCTCGGTCAAAAGCGATGACAGTAACCGCTTGTACGACTACTCGTACTGCAACGCGAAGTACGCGGATGCTCCGACCTGCCCGTGGAACACCTCGTCCTCGCTCAACACCGGGAAGATTCAGTACATCAAGAACGGGAAGACGGGCGCGATCACGCAGCTCGGGTACGACAACCGGAACCGGTTGGTCTCGGCCTCGAACTGGGAAGGTCACAGCTACGCCTATACCTATGACTCGGTGGGAAACCGCACGTCGGTCAAGCGCGACGGAACGACTGTCCAAAGTCTGACCTACAACGCTGCGAACCAGATCTCCAGCAGCGGATATGACTACGACAAGGCCGGCCGTCGTACAGCGGCCGCGGGTCAGGGGTCCACTACCTGGAACGACCTCGGGCAGACGAGTGCGCGGACCAACGGCACCAGCTCAGGTACGTACTCGTATGCGGGAGAGGGCCAGGACGAGCTGATCCAGCAGAAGGACGCGGACACGACCAAGACCTACGTCTGGGGCCGCACCAACCAGGCCGGTGTGCCGACGATGGAGCACTCGACCTACAACGGGGTCGCCACGGTCATCGACAACGACAGTGCTGGGATGCCGCTCAACTACAAGGACGGCGGGCAGAACCTGTTCGTCATGTTCGACGGGCTCGGACGGATGGTGGGCACCGTCGGTGAAGACGGGGCGCAGACCAGCAAGTACACCTATGACCCATTCCTGGAGCTCACCGATATCACTTATCCGGCAGGCACGGCAGCGAGCAAGGAGGCTGCGGGCAAGGCCACTGAGCTGAACGCGTCCGGTGCGGGGCAGGTGCCGTGGTCGACCACTGGCGTCCAGGACGAGGTGGTCAAGGGGTATTGGAAGCGCGGCACCCGCTGGCACGACACGGCCACGGGAACGTGGACGTCCGTCGATCCCATCACGAAACTCAACGACCCGAACCGGGCGAACCCGTACACCTACACCAGCGACGATCCCATTAACCGGTTCGACCCCGCTGGCCGTGATGACGGTATCGAAGGTTGGTTTGAGACCGTTGGAAAGTTCGCCGGCGGCGGTGGCGGCGTGGGAGCCGCAGTCGGCTGCGCGGTCACGATCGCCGCCGGATGTGTCGAAGGGGCTGTACCGGGCGGGGCGATCGGCACAGCTGGCGGTGGGGCATTCGGCATTGGGTACGCAACAGCTGAAGCGATCTGGGGAGATGACTGA